The genomic window TTACACGGAGTATGTCAGCCAGTCACGCCTCTTCTGTATGTCGATTTTGCCTGACTCGAAGAACATGATTGGGCAGCGACGAAAAGACCTTGCACAACCACGATGAGCACGTGATACTGCGATTCCAGCCACAGCCTAGCCACATGCTGGCCCAAAATCGGCATGTTTGGTGTGGGGCGGTCCGCGCTGGCTAGTGTGGCACACAGCGAAGCCCTAATTTTCCGCCCACCATCCAGCACaactttttcttctttgatCCTCTGACAACCCATCCATCTCGGCTGCAAGCACCTCTGCTCTTCACGACTGAGCACCGCCGATCAAGACAAGATGGTAAGTTTCTAACTCACACAGGACTCTCATGGCCACAGTTTGTGAGTCAAATACGTGAAAGCGCTATTTGatcctcggcgtcgacaaTGCCTCTTTTTGCGACGCTGCTGGAAATTCCGCCGACTCGTCGAACACATACAAGATGTAACGTTTTGAGTGTGGGAGACCTGGAGGTGAAGACTTGGCTGGAGATGCGGGCATGCGCTGAAACATTGCCATGATTTCCCAATCATCTCGTTAGAGTTCAGAGAAGACCGTTTAGCTTGAGCAACTCGCTAATGTCTTCTTTTCTCAATGACAGCCCCCCAAGACTGGAAAGAAGGTGGCCCCGGCCCCTTTCCCTCAGGGAAAGGCTGGCTCGAAGAAGGCTCCCAAGGTGTGTATATTCCTCCGCTTCCAAGATTTcagaaggggggggggcaTCTGAACTGACGGGAAATTTTGCAGAACCCTCTCATCGAGAAGCGCCCCCGCAACTACGGCATCGGCCAGGACATCCAGCCCAAGCGAAACCTCTCCCGCATGGTAAAGTGGCCCGAGTATGTCCGTCTTCAGCGCCAGAAGAAGATCCTCCAGATGCGCCTGAAGGTTCCCCCTGCTCTGTCCCAGTTCCAGCACGTCCTCGACCGCAACACTGCTGCGCAGGCCTTCAAGCTCCTCAACAAGTACCGCCCTGAGACCAAGgtcgagaagaaggagcGTCTCCTGAAGGAGGCTAccgccatcaaggagggcaagaagaaggaggacgTCAGCAAGAAGCCTTACACCGTCAAGTACGGCTTGAACCACGTCGTCGGTCTCATTGAGAACAAGAAGGCTTCCCTGGTCCTCATCCCCAACGATGTTGACCCCATTGAGTTGGTTGTCTTCCTGCCTTCTCTCTGCAAGAAGATGGGCGTCCCCTATGCCATtgtcaagggcaaggccCGTCTCGGCACCGTCGTCCACAAGAAGGTTGGTCAGAATTCCTACGAAATTTGCCTTGCCTAAAATATTACATGCTAACGAATCTAATTACAGACCGCTGCCGTTCTGGCCCTCACCGAGGTCCGATCAGAGGACAAGACCGAGCTTTCCAAGCTCGTCTCTTCCGTCAAGGACGGCTTCATGGAGAAGCACGAGCAGGCTCGCCGACAGTGGGGTGGTGGCATCATGGGCGCCAAGGCCCAGATGCGCATtaccaagaagcagaaggcTGCGGAGGCTGCCACCAAGATTTAAGCTGTCTTATACCATTTGTGCATTGAGGGCTGAGGGATTCATCAACGGTGTTGCGGGTTTCAGGACATGACCAAAAAATGAATGAAATTTTTAGCGACTAATTGTGTATGCCGCTTTTCTTTGCCATGATAATGAGACCTGAAAGGGCAGCGACTGTGCTTCGTACCAGATGTTCCCATGCAAAAGTGGCCAGGCATTAAACATGCATGGCTCAATGCTTGGCTTGCCGCGGTGTAGtcgtttttcttctttcttttgcttGACCTACTATGCTAGAGTGATGTGAGACACGGATTGACCTTATCTGCCACGGTTCCAAATGCATCTAGAAAATTCCTCCAAGTGGTTTGCCCATCGCTCCTGGTTCACCAACCTAGAGCCGAAAAGCATATCAACATGGTAGTGCATAATGGCAGTCATTATGCCTTATATCAACCCTTCGGACCTTGTTGAGGGCAACAGCAGTCTTTTGTAGCAGACTAGAATTCCCTGTATTAAAAGCAATACGCTTATATACACATGCCTAGGCATATGTATAGCACTCTTGAAAAGTATCCGACGTGATTCCGGATTAGGCAAGCTGCCTCATTTAAAGTCATTGTCCGATAGTGTCGTCCGTACTGCGCTGTTGCTGTTCAGGCAAGTAGTCGGATTTTTCATGTCCCTAATGTGTCGATGTTAGCAGCTGACGGAGTTGCTATTCCCCCTAGTAAGTACTACTAGCTTTAGGAAGTGATGCGCGTGAGAGGTTTCCATGTAGGATTCCTATCGACTTATGGTGTCCCAGCAACTGCCCCAATGGCTTATATGAAGGAGAAACTGGTGTCTGTCTCTGGAACTGGCCTATTTATCATTAGCTGCCTAgcttgttttttttaatctcATGAGCTCTCCTAGTTGGCCAGCATATGCCGCGGGGCGGGGAAGCTTCCTGCTTGGTTCCGAATCGGACATTCTTGGTGTCTTCTGGAAGACTTTTCATTTCGAAACGACTGGTTTCAAAGGTACACGGGTTGTGCCTTGGATGTACCTAGAGTACATTGGTACTTGCAGCACCAAGGCATGAATGGTTTGTGGGGACTCGGCGATTGTGAACATTCAAGGCTTGCGGATAACTGGAAGAAATTGAGCATGTCCCAGCCAATCAGGGGACATGTTTTTGCGGGACATGGGAGACGACATCGAAGAGACGGATGGAAATATCGAGGCTATTGGACACTTTGCGCATCATCCTCCACTGCTGCATCGAGGGACAGGACCAAACTTGTCTCgacagaacattgaactcggCCAAGTCAATCGAGCAGCCTTGGGAGCCCTGTAGGGACTGGTTTTCTTGCTGCTGCCTGGTCGGCTGGGTTCAACTCAGTCTGCGCAACCCCTGATGCAAAGACGGCGAAGCGAACCACCACTTCGTCCCCAAGCGGCAAGGGCCAATGCCACCCGCTTTGCCACAGGGAGTCTGGTGCATCAACTCATCTTTGCGACACTTTGTCACCGGTCATGTATGCATTAGCTGCGGGCCTTTTTGCTGATGCGTCCCGGGCCCTTGCCTCGCCGGTCCCTGCGATGGCATCAAGCCCAGCCCAGCATTTGCGCCACCCGGCCAATCAATAGCAAATCGCTGGCATCGATGGCTGTTCCGCGACGGTGTGGGCCCTGGCAAACGCACAGAAAGCCACATGTTGCAAGGCGAGTCTCCATTTGCATGGCAGGatacggacatggagttgATATTCAAAGTCGGGCCCTGTCATCGGGTCCTCTTCCCCAGCAAGGCCTGGCTGGTCTGGTAGGATCAGAGCCCTGGCTGCTCGCGCATTTTTCTTTGGACAGGACAATATGGAATCGATACTACGTGTGGCTTTAATGACAAGGTGTTTCAATGCTCCGTCAAGATGGAAACCCGCTCAACTGGTTGCCACTGCGCGAACTCCCTTCTTCCAGCAGCCTGGACCCCAAGTCTATGCTACCTGACGAAAGGGggtttttctttctttcttgagCCGACGTTCGTCTGGTATTAGTCTCTCTGGCTTGATCCTGTCAAAAGAGCAGAAAACAGGAGTGCAGTCCACCACCTCCTACGACCACGAGATCGGCAATTTTCCCTTGCGTACGTTCGCCGGTTCGCACTTCTCGGACTCGACATTgcttttcccttcttcttttcttttgttttttgcaAAGAAGTTGCATTACTTTACTCCCTTTGGCTAGTATTTGGGATCGTCTGGTTCTGGTTTTTGGCTAGCCTGGTCCCCGCATATCGTTCAGCTCACGTTGTTGAGATAGtttttcgtttcttttgCCAGTACTACCAGACTCCCTCTACAGATCGTGCGTCAGTTGCGGTCACATTGTCAGCACACCACCAAAAACGGTTCGGGCGACTCGTTGCCATACTCGAGGATATTACCATCACGTTGGACAAGTTCAAAAAACATACAACGTTTCTCCATCTTGGGATCTTGGGCATAAGGTGTAAGCTGAGGCATCGCCCTTGGACCGTCAACAGCAGCAAAGGTCGTTTCCGTTCCCTCAGAACTTCTCCCGCCTGCCCCTAGCCCTCATCACCATGGGTTGGGTTGCCAATGCAACTCCCGAGGTTGACGCCCAGTCACAATGGGCGACCATACTGGCGGTGTGCATTGTCTTATCGGTGCTTTCCATAGCCACAGTTTCTTGTCGGCTCTGGATCAGAGGCACGGCTCGTGGTCTTGCTGGAGATGACTACATGTCGGGCTTGTCCATGATTTTCGCCTTCATCTATTCAATTCTCTGCATTGTCCAAACCAAATACGGCCTGGGGCTGCCTCTCAAACTTCGACCCAAGGCAAACATCGGTCCCTATTCACAGGTCAACTTTGCCGGCCGCCCCATCTATCAGATCGGCATCAGCTTCTTCAAAATTGCTCTCCTCATCAGCTACCTGCGCTTGCTTCAAGGTACGGACCGCAAGGTCTACCGGATGGTGGTTTGGACCACCATCGTCATTGTCTTTCTAGCGCACCTGGGATGCACCCTATCCTTGGTGTTTGCCTGCACTCCTGTTGAAAAGTCATGGAAGCCGTGGGTGGCGGGATCCTGTCTGCAGCCAGGCCCTTCCTTCACCGGCTACGCCGTTGTCACGATTGTGTCGGACGTTGTCGTGGCTGTATTGCCCATTCCCGTGCTCCTGAAGCTCAATGTGCGGCCGGAAAAGAAACTGGGCCTCATTGGCATCTTCATGCTGGGTCTCTTCACCACGCTCTGCTCCATCATGCGATACGTACAGATTGACCGAATCCAgaacggcgacggcaacTCGACCATGCTGGTCCTCTGGGGAACCATTGAATTCAATGTCGGCGTGAGTTTGTGTTTCTTACGGCAGCGTTTGTGCCAGCCTGTCAGTCCCCTACTAACCAGGTTTCTGTAGAACATGGTTTCATCACTCCCGTTCCTGGCACCAGTCTGCATGAAGAAGGCCAGAGACTACAGATCCAAGTACTCTGGTGGCTCCAACAGCGGCCCGAGTCGCAGCCGAGGACTACGAAACGG from Metarhizium brunneum chromosome 2, complete sequence includes these protein-coding regions:
- the RPL8B gene encoding 60S ribosomal protein eL8, with the protein product MPPKTGKKVAPAPFPQGKAGSKKAPKNPLIEKRPRNYGIGQDIQPKRNLSRMVKWPEYVRLQRQKKILQMRLKVPPALSQFQHVLDRNTAAQAFKLLNKYRPETKVEKKERLLKEATAIKEGKKKEDVSKKPYTVKYGLNHVVGLIENKKASLVLIPNDVDPIELVVFLPSLCKKMGVPYAIVKGKARLGTVVHKKTAAVLALTEVRSEDKTELSKLVSSVKDGFMEKHEQARRQWGGGIMGAKAQMRITKKQKAAEAATKI